GCGCTTTGTTCGAGCACCTGCTCCAGGTAGCGCAGGTCGTGGCCGCTGACCAGGATCGCCTTGCCGGCGCGCGGCGTGGTGCGGACCTCGGTCGGTTCCGGATGGCCATAGCGGCCGGTGGCGGCGGCGTCGAGCTGCTGCATTACCTGATAGTTCAGGGCGCCGACTTCGAGCGCCCGGCCCAGCAGGTCATCCACGCCGGTCGGGTTTTCAGCCAGGAAATTCAGCAGGCGGTGAAATTGCGCGTAGATGGCCGGGTCGTCCTGATCCAGCACGTGGGCGTGCTCGAAGTACGCCGCCGCGCCCTTTATGCCGTACAGCACCAGCGCGCGCAGGCCGACCACATCGGCGCCGACGCGATCCAGGCCGACCGTGATCGCGCCTTCCCGGGCCTTTTGCAGCAACTGGTCCATGGCCTGGCCGGGGTCGCAGGCGGCCGGGCCGGCGAGTTGCTCGGGCACCTGGCCGGCCTTGGCGCAGACCGCTTCGTAGCAGGCCCTGGCGCGCTCGCGCATGGCGGTGGCCTGGCCGATCAGCGTCTCGAAACGCGCCGGGTCGAAATTGACGTTGGTCAGCGTGGTGAACAGGCTCTCGATCACGAACACGTCCACGTCACGGTCGCGGGCGCCCAGCTCGGCCGCTCGGTGGGCGTACATCGACACGCCCTTGACCAGATGGATCAGCAGATCCTGCAGGTCGGCGGTAACGGCATCCTTGCCGCAGGTGCCGACGACGTTGGCGCAGCCGTCGCCGGCGCGGGTGCGGGTGGTCTGTTCGCACTGGTAACAAAACATGGAAGTCTCCTGATCGGGTGGTCGCAGCAGCCGCATGGCCGGATACGCCGCCTGGCGCATCTGAAGTTGCATTTTGAATACATCAATAAGAGCGGTCTTGACGGCAGTCAGGTGTGCAATGGCGTTGCCAGCGGCCCAGAAGAAGGCGCGGCACATAATTCACCGGCGGGTACTGCGCCCCGTCATCCGAACCGCCACGCCAACGACACCGATGCAACTGACGCTGTTTACCGATTACTGCTTCCGGGTGCTGATCTACCTTGCCCAGCAGCCGCAGCGGCGCGTCACCGTCACCGAACTGAGCGACTACTACGGCATTTCCCGCCACCACCTGGTCAAGGTGGTGCACTGGCTGGGCCGCCAGGGCCACGTGACGACCAGCCGCGGCAAGCAGGGCGGCCTGCGCCTGGCGCGGCCGGCCAAGGACATCAACATCGGCCAGGTGGCGCGCACCACCGAGCCGGGCTTTGACTTGGTGGAGTGTTTCGATGCGGCCACCAACACCTGCCGCATCCTGCCGCAGTGCGGCCTGGCCGGCGTGCTGATGGGCGCGACGCGGGCCTTTCTGGCCGAACTGGATCGCTACACGCTGGCCGATCTGAGCGGGCGCCCGCTGCCAGTCGCGCCGGGCGAGGTGCGCTTGGGAGACCGCCCCGAGCGTGCCGGCGCAGCCCGGACGGGGGAGGGCTGAGGCCGTCCCCGTCAGGCTTTCCAGGGCGGCGAGCAGCACCTGCGACGGTCTGCCGCTGCCGCCCGACGGCTGCGGCGCGTCAGTTGCTGCGGCGGCTGACTTCCTGGCGCTGTTCGCGGCCGATGATGCGCGCCAGACTGGAGAGTTCTTCGGCGACCAGTTCCAGCAGGTCATCGGCGCTGACGATGCCGACCAGCTCGCCGCGCGCCCCCAGCACCGGCAGGCGGCGCACGCCGCGGCTGCGCATGCGCTCCAGCGCCGTCCACACCTCGTCGTTTTCATCGATGGTTTCGAGCGGCTCGCTCATCACGTCACCGGCACTGACGGCGTCCGGCGACACGTCCTTGGCGACCAGCGCCAGCACGATGTCGCGGTCGGTGATGATGCCAAGCGGCCGGCACAGGCCGGCGTCGTCGCGGGTCACGACCACACTGCCCACGTGATGCACGCGCATCAGCTCGGCGACCGTGCGCAGGGAGTTATCCGGATTGGCGATGACGACGCCGCGGCTGCATATCTCGGCGACGGGCATGGCAGTGTCTCCGGGTGAGGGGTGAGTCATCTTGGTGTCACAGGCGGCGACGGGCCATGATCGGCGTCAACCGCGGCCGCGCCCGCTGGCCGGTCGAGTTGTTCCTGCCGCATGATGGCGCGGCGCCAACGCGAGGCCAGCATCCATGCAGTACGACGCCCGCACCGCCCTGCTGGTGGTGGACGTGCAGAACGATTTCGCCGACCCGGCCGGCAGCCTGTACGTGCCGGACGGCGAGGCGGTGGTGCCGGTCATCAACGCCCAGATCGCCAAGGCGCAGGCCGCCGGTGGCGGCGTGTTCTATACCCGCGACTGGCATCCGCCGCATACGCCGCATTTCATGCCCGATGGCGGGCCGTGGCCGGTGCATTGCGTGCGGGACACCTGGGGCGCGGCATTTCACCCGGCGCTCAGGGTGAGCGGACCTGTGGTATCCAAGGGCAGCGAAGGCGAGGATGGTTATTCGGGTTTTTCGGTCCGCGATCCGCGTTCCGGCGCCGGACAGGCGACCGGACTCGACGCCCTGCTGCGGGCGCGCGGCATCACCACCGTGGTGGTGACCGGTCTTGCCACCGATTACTGCGTGCGGGCGACGGCGCTCGACGCGCTGGCCCTCGGTTACCGGGTGGTGGTGCTGGCGGCCGCGGTGCGGGCGGTCGATCTGGCGCCCGGTGACGGCGCGCGGGCGCTTGCCCAGCTGCGGGCGGCCGGAGCGCAGCTGCAATGAGCAGCCCGCCCGTGCCGGCGCTGTTCACCGACCTGTACGAACTGACCATGTTGCAGGCCTACTGGGCCGAGGGCATGACGGCGCCGGCGGTGTTCGACGTGTTCGCGCGCAAGCTGCCGCCGGGGCGCAATTTCCTGCTCGCCTGCGGCCTGGAGCAGGTGCTGGACTGCCTGGAGGCATTCGCCGTCAGTGGCCAGGACATCGACTATTTGCGCTCGCTCGGCACCTTCAGCGGCGATTTTCTGGAGCGCCTGCGGGCGCTGCGGTTTACCGGAGACGTTCATGCCCTGGCCGAGGGCATGCCGCTGTTCGCCCACGAGCCGCTGCTGACCGTCGAGGCGCCCATGCCCGAGGCGCAGATGGTCGAGACCGCGGTGCTGAACCTGCTGCACTACCCGACGCTGGTGGCCAGCAAGGGACAGCGGGTGGTGCAGGCGGCCGGCGGCCGGGCGGTGGTGGACTTCGGTGCCCGCCGGGCGCACGGCGTGGACGCGGCGGTCGCCTGCGCCCGGGCGCTGTACATCGCCGGCTATGCCGGCAGCTCCAACGTCGAGGCCGGGCGCCGCTACGGCATTCCCGTCGCCGGCACCGTGGCGCACAGCTACGTGCAGGCGCACGCCACCGAGCAGGAGGCGTTCGAGCGCTTCGCGGCGCAATTCCCCGGCACCACGCTGCTGGTGGACACCTACGACACGCTCGACGGCGTGCGCCGGGTCATCGAGCTGCGCCAGCGTCTTGGCGAGCGCTTCAGGGTGGGCGCGGTGCGGCTCGATTCCGGCGATCTGGGCGCACTGGCCAAGGCCAGCCGGGCGCTGCTGGACGCGGCGGGTCTGGGCGAGGTGCGCATCATGGCCAGTGGCGGCCTGGACGAACACGTCATCGCCGCCCTGCTGGCGGATGGCGCGCCGATCGACGGCTTCGGCGTCGGCACCGCAGTGGATGTGGTCGCCGACCGGCCGTACCTGGATGCCGCCTACAAACTGGTGGCCTACGGCGGGCACGACTGCGGCAAGCTGTCGCCGGGCAAGCTCAGTCTGCCGGGCCGCAAGCAGGTGTTCCGCCGCTACGAGAACGGTCTTGCGGCGGGCGACACCATCGCCCGCCACGACGAAAACCTGCCCGGCGAGCCGCTGCTGGAGTGCGTCATGCAGGGCGGCCGGCGCCTGGCGGCCGGACGGGTAGGGCTTGCCGAGGCGCGCGCCAACGCCGCGGCGCAGGTGGCACGCCTGCCGGCGGCGCTGCGTGACCTGCAGCCGGCGGCCGAGCCCTACCCGGTCGCCATCAGTGACGCACTTCAGGCCGCCCAGGCGCGGCTGATCGCCGCCCACCCGGTCGGCGGGTGCTGAGCGCGGCCGCGGTTAACCCCCTGCCTCTGCTCAGCGCGGCCCCCGCATGTCGGCTCCCGGCAGCGGAATTCAGCGCACTTCACGGCGCAAATGCGGTTCGGCCCGGAGTCGGCGGCAGCTGGGGCATTTCCTGACGGGGAAAGGTTCCGGTCAGGGCGCCGAGGAAGGCGGTCAGATCGAGCACTTGCCCATCGTCCAGCTCCTTGTTCAGCTGGGCCTTCGCCATGACACGCACCGCCTCCTCCAGCGTCGGCACGGAGCCGTTGTGGAAATAGGGCGCGGTCAAGGCGACATTGCGCAGCGTCGGCACCCGAAACATGTGGCGATCGGCTTCCTGATGGGTCACCTGAAAGCGGCCCGTATCTTCCGTCAGACGATACTTGGCGTCATAGGCACTGCCGGGAAACGTCGGAAGCTTCTGGTAAAACCCCTGCCCTTCGGGCAAGGCCGGACCGGCGAAAGCCGCCCCGCTGTGGCAGGCCACGCAACCGACATCCTGGAAGGCCTGCATGCCACGCACCTGACTCTCGTTCAGGGCCTTCTTGTCCCCCTTCAGATAACGATCCAGGGAGCTGTCGGGGGTGATCAAGGTCCGCTCGTAGGCGGCAATGGCCTGCGCGACCCGGTCGATGGTGATCTGCGGCGCATTGAAGGCTTGCTTGAACAAGGGCTTGTATCCCTCGATTCCTTGCAGGCGCTTGACCACCGCTGCATGATCGGGGTTACCCATCTCAACGGGGTTGATCATCGGCCCCTTGGCCTGTTCCTCCAGGCTGGGCGCGCGTCCATCCCAGAACTGCACCGACAGGAAAGCGGCATTCCAAACCGTGGGCGATGAGCGGCCGCCCAATTGCCCACGCACCCCCATGGAGAATGATCGGCCATCTTCGCCGCCGCCCATCACGTTGTGGCAGGAGTTGCAGGACACCGAACCATCCACACTCAGGCGCGGATCGAAATACAGCGCCTTGCCCAGGGCCACCTTGGCGGGTGTAGTTGGGTTTGTGGCCGGTGCAATGGGTTTTTCCGGCAACGGCTCGAAAGCCTGCGCCCCCGCGACGATGCCCAATAGCAACAAGCCAAGTCGGCGGATTCCAGATCCCATCCTGCGCCTTTTCATATCAAGATCTTCCCGCTGATTCCCAAGGCTCAAATCAATCAGAGGCCAGCCTTCTACCTGCAATGGACACTACGCCACAAATGCTTAAAAAATCCTTAAGAACCTCTGCACGAAGCGTAGCCTGCGGCCTGTTTCGTTTCTCGGAGAACGGTTTTTTTCACGATTCCACTCATTCATCCTTGATTTGGCCCTCGGTTTTCCGGCCTTGTTCCTGTTCAGGGCGTACCGTGCCCCTGACGGCGCACGTACGCGTCGCCCGTGAGCACCTTCGACAGCGCCGCCAGGCACACGAAGCGACTCAAATTCTTCGCCAGCTCCCTGTAATGCGCCTTGGCGTAGCCGAAACGAATCCTCAGATCGCGAAACACATGCTCGACTTTGGCCCGCCGGCGGGCCAGTTCGCGCTGGGCGGCACGCAAGGTTTCCGCCAACGCGCCGCCGTGCGCCGTCAACGTGCTGAGCTTGCCGGACCGCATCGCCGTCGCGATCGTCTTGACGTGACTGCCGTGCACGCCCAGCCGTGCGCCGACGCCTTGATAGCCGGCGTTGCCGGGCACGGATGCTTCCTCGCCCACAGTTCATGCGGGTTGGGCTGATATCGAGCGGCCAAATCGAGAAGCGTAGGGCGGGCAAAGCGCAGCTGCCCGCGTGGATTTAAATCATCCGGAACGGCTCGTTATCGATAAATCCTGACGCTTGCATTTGTCGATGGGATTCCCGACGAAAAGTTGTTGCATGGTCCACAGGGTAAACGGGTGGCGTCGGTTTATTCGCCTACCTATAAACCGGCGTGGGCACGCTGCGCTTTGCCCACCGTGCGGCTCGCTATTTCTTATCCGAACAGTGCCGCGTGGCGCGCAACGATCCGCGGCCACAGCGCCGCGGCCGGCAGTTCGAGCCCGAACTCACGAACCAGCGTCGCCGCATAGTCGTCCGGGCCGTCCAGCGTTCGCTCGCGCACCCCGTCCGTCGTCAGGGTGCGCAGCACCCGGCCGCGCAGGGCGACATGCCCGTCCGGCCGGTGCCGTTGCACCACTGCATTGAGTACGAATGGCGATTCCGGGGCGCTCTGCAAGGCGGCGCATTGCCGCGCCAGCAGGGCCTCGTCGGCCGGTGCATCGGCAAAATCGAACGACGGCGCGCCGCCGGTTCTGGCGTCGCCATGGAAACGCCACAGGCCATCGTCGAGACGCTGCAGGCGAAAGCCCAGCGCGCCTTGCCGATAGTGGCCTTCCTGAAGCGGGATCGGCTCGAGCAGGCCATCGCCAAAGCCGACGTCGCACAGCAGGGCGGCGCCGTCGATCACCACCTTGAGCACCAGATGGTTGCCGAGCACGGCGTCACCCAGGGCTGCCCGCTGCACGCCGCCGGCCAGGCGCGTCACCGAAAAGCCGAGCAGTGTCAGCGCGGCGCCGAAGGCACCGTTCATTTCGTAACACCAGCCGCCGCGCCCGGCAGCCAGCTTGGCGAGCGCTCCCGCGGGGTCGGTCGTCAGCGGCTGGCCCAGCTGTACGTCGAGGTTCTCGTACGGCACGCCGAGCGCATGCGCGCGGTGCAGTGCTAACAGCGCTTCGGGTGTGGGCGAGAGCGTGCCCGTAATGCCGAGGCGGGCGAGATAAGGTTCCAGAAGTTCGGTCATGGGCGCTTGCATTCTGTTGCGTGCCTGCTGACGACGTTTCCTCAACCCGGCCCCAGCATGTCCGCCGGGCGGATCAGGCGGTCGAAATCCTCGGGGCTGAGCAGGCCGAGTGCGACCACGGATTCCTTGAGCGTCAGGTTCTCGTGGTGCGCCTTCTTGGCCGCCTTGGCGGCGTTGTCGTAGCCGATGTGCGGGTTCAGCGCGGTCACCAGCATCAGGTTGCGGTCCAGGTACTGGGCGATCTGGGGCTCGTTGGCCACGGTGCCGGCGACGCAGTGGTCGGCGAAGGAGCGGCTGGCGTCGGTCAGCAGGCGGATCGATTGCAGCAGGTTCCTGATCAGCAGCGGCTTGAACACGTTCAGTTCCAGATGCCCGCTGGCACCGCCAAAATTGATGGCGACGTCGTTGCCGAATACCTGCGCGGCCACCATGGTCAGCGCCTCGGACTGAGTCGGGTTGACCTTGCCGGGCATGATGGAGCTGCCCGGTTCGTTCTCCGGCAGGTACAGCTCGCCGATGCCGCAGCGCGGGCCGGAGCCCAGCAGGCGAAAGTCGTTGGCGATCTTCATGCACGCGGCGGCGGCGGTCTTGAGCGCGCCGCTCATCCACACGATGGCGTCGTGCGCGGCCAGCGCCGCGAACTTGTTCGGCGCGGTGATGAAGGGCAGGGCGGTGAGTTCCGCAATGCGGTCGGCCACCGCATCGGCAAAGCGCGGGTGGGTGTTAAGACCCGTGCCGACCGCGGTGCCGCCGATGGCCAGCTGATACAGCCGCGGCAGGGCGCTGCCCACGGCGTCGATGACGTCGTTCAGCTGGTGCACGTAGCCGCTGAATTCCTGGCCCAGGGTCAGCGGCACGGCGTCCATCATGTGCGTGCGGCCGACCTTGATGATGGACTCGAACTGGGCAGCTTTTCTGGCCAGCACGTCGCGCAGGTGGCGCAGGGCCGGCAGCAGCTCGTCGTGCACCTCGCGCGCTGCGGCGATGTGCATGGCGGTGGGGAAGGTGTCGTTCGAGGACTGGCTCTTGTTGACGTCGTCGTTGGGGTGGACGGGCTTTTTGGAGCCCAGTTCGCCGCCGGCCATTTCGATGGCGCGGTTGGCGATCACCTCGTTCACGTTCATGTTGCTCTGGGTGCCGGAGCCGGTCTGCCACACCGCCAGCGGGAAGTGGTCGTCGAGCTTGCCGTCGGCCACCTCGGCTGCCGCGCGGGCGATCAGATCGGCCTTGTCCTGCGGCATCAGGCCAAGATCGGCGTTGGTCAGCGCAGCGGCCTGTTTCAGCACGCCAAAGGCGTGGATCACTTCCAGCGGCATGCGCTCGCGCTCGTCGCCGATGGCGAAGAACCTCAGGCTGCGGGCGGTTTGCGCGCCCCAGTAGCGATCGGCCGGGACTTCCAGCTCGCCCATGGTGTCGCGCTCGATGCGAAAGGACATTGCCTGACTCCGTTTCAAAGGGTGACTTTGCGAGGCCGGAATTCTACCGGGCACGGCGGCCCCGGCCCGGTGGTATCGACCGCCCCGGTGGGGTAATCGGCGACAAGTTCGGGCAAGCGCCGGCGACAATCCCGCGCGTTTGCCCAGGCCGTGGCGAGTCGGGACGGCAGGCCCCCTGTGCTAGACTTCGCGCCGCACCGGAGCGATTTATGCCGCGCATCCGAGCCCGCTGGCGGGGTCCGCGCGAGCGTCGTTTGTGGCGGCCCAGGCGCCCCCGATTCCATACCCACATTCCTTAATTTGGCGACAGCATGACCGAGTTCGCCCGCGAAGTTATTGCCGCGAACATCGAGGACGAGCTCAAGCGCTCCTACCTCGACTACTCCATGAGCGTCATCGTCGGGCGCGCCCTGCCGGACGTGAAGGATGGCCTGAAGCCGGTGCACCGGCGCGTGCTGTATGCCATGCACGAATCCAGCCACCACTGGAACCGCGCGCATGTGAAGTCGGCGCGCGTGGTCGGCGAGGTGATGGGTAAGTACCACCCGCACGGCGACTCGGCCATCTACGACACGCTGGTGCGCATGGCGCAGGCGTTCTCGCTGCGCTACCCGCTGATCGACGGCCAGGGCAACTTCGGCTCGGTGGACGGCGACTCGCCGGCCGCCATGCGCTACACCGAATCGCGCCTGTCGCGCATCGCCGGCGAGCTGCTGGCCGACATCGACATGGACACGGTCGATTTCGTGCCCAATTACGACGGCAAGGAAAGCGAACCGGCGGTGCTGCCCTCGCGCCTGCCGAACCTGCTGGTCAACGGCTCCACCGGCATTGCCGTGGGCATGGCCACCAACATCCCGCCGCACAACCTGGTCGAGGTGGTCAACGCCTGCGTGGCGATGATCGATGACCCGGAAATTGATCTCGACGGCCTGATGGTGCATCTGCCGGGGCCGGATTTCCCGACCGCCGCCAGCATCAACGGCGCCGCCGGCATCCGCGAGGCCTACGCTACCGGCCGCGGCAAGATCTACATGCGCGCCCGGGTCGAGATCGAGGAGGACAAGAAGACCGGCAAGGCCAGCCTGGTCATCTTCGAGCTGCCGTACCAGGTCAACAAGGCGCATCTGCTGGAAAAAGTCGCCGAGCTGGTCAAGGAAAAGCGCATCGAGGGCATCACCGAGATCCGCGACGAGTCCGACAAGGACGGCATGCGGGCGGTGATCGAGCTGCGCCGCGGCGAGGTGCCGGAGGTGGTGCTCAATCACCTGTACCAGCAGACGCAGCTGCAGGCCGTGTTCGGCATCAACATGGTGGCGCTGGTCGACGGCCAGCCGCGCCAGCTGACGCTGCACGAGGTGCTCGAAGCCTTCATCCGCCACCGCCGCGAGGTGGTCAGCCGGCGCACGCTGTTTGCGCTGCGCAAGGCGCGCGACCGGCTGCACATCCTGGAAGGCCTGGCCGTGGCGCTGGCCAACATCGAGCGCGTGATCGCGCTGATCCGCGGCTCGCAGACCACGGAAGAAGCCCGCGCCAAGCTGACCGCCGAGGGCTTCGCGCCCGGTTTCGTGGGCGAGATGCTGACCCGCGCCCTGGGCGTGGACGCGCAGCGCCCGACCGAGACCGGCCGCGGCCTGATCGATGGCGCCTATTACCTGAGCGATCGCCAGGTGCAGGCCATCCTGGACATGCGCCTGCAGCGCCTGACCGGGCTGGAACGGGACAAGATCGTCGACGAATACGGCGAGCTGACGGTGCAGATCGCCGACCTGCTGGACATCCTGGGCAGCGACACGCGCCTGCTGACCGAGATCCGCCGCGAGCTGCTGGAAATCCGCGACCAGTACGGCGACAAGCGGCGCACGACCATCATGGTCGATCGCCTGGACCTGACCTCCGAGGACCTGATCGCGCAGCAGGACCTGGTGGTGACCTTCTCGCACCAGGGCTACTGCAAGTCGCAGCGGGTCAGCGAGTACCGCTCGCAGCACCGCGGCGGGCGCGGCCGCTCGGCGGCGCGGGTCAAGGAAGAGGACTTCATCGAGCGCCTGTTCGTGGCCAACAGCCACGACACGCTGCTGTGCTTCTCGAACGCCGGCAAGGTGTACTGGCTGAAGGTCTACGAACTGCCGCTGGCCGGCTCCGGCAGTCGCGGGCGGCCGATCGTGAACCTGCTGCCGCTGGGCGAGGGCGAGCGCATCAGCGCCGTGCTGCCGGTGCGCGAGTTCGACGCCGAGCGTTTCGTGGTGTTCGCCTCGCGCCGCGGCCTGGTCAAGAAAACCGCGCTGGCCAATTACTCCCGCCCGCGCAGCGCCGGCATCATCGCGCTGGACATCGTGGACGGCGACGCCCTGGTGGCGGTGGCGCTCACCGGCGGCAGCGATCATGTGCTGCTGTTCACCGACGACGGCAAGGTGCTGCGTTTCGACGAGCGCGACGTGCGCCCCATGGGCCGCGACGCGCGCGGCGTGCGTGGCATGCGTTTGAGCCAGGACCAGAACCTGATCGGCATGGTGGTCGGCCAGGCCGAGGGCGATATCCTGACCGTCACTGCCAACGGCTACGGCAAGCGCACGCCGCTGCCCGATTACCCGGTCCGCGGCCGGGGCGGCATGGGCGTTATTTCCATCCAGACCAGCGCCCGCAACGGCCCGGTGGTGGGCGCCGTGCAGGTGGTCGAGTCCGAGCAGGTGATGCTGGTCACCAATGCCGGCACGGCCATCCGCACCACGGTGGCGAGCATCTCGCTGCTGGGCCGCAACACCCAGGGCGTGAAGCTGATGGGTGTGGGTGAGGGCGAGCTGCTGGCCGGTCTGGCGGTGGTGGCACCCGAGGACGAGGAGTCCGACGGCGAGCCGATCGACGGTGATGTCGATACCGACATCGACGCCGATCCAATGGCCGCCGATCCGGGCGATGCCGATCCAGCCGACGACACCCAACCGGGCGACGGTTCGCCCGACGAATGATGCAGGCGGCCGCCGCCCCGCGCGGTGGCCCAGACACGGAGACAACGATGGCACGCGTAAACAACTTCAGCGCCGGCCCGGCGGTGTTGCCCGAGCCGGTGCTGGCGCAGGTGCGGGACGAGCTGCTCGACTGGCACGGCTGCGGCATGTCGGTGATGGAAATGAGCCACCGCGGCAAGGAGTTCATGGCCATCCAGGCCGAGGCCGAGGCCGACCTGCGCGCGCTCATGGGCATCCCGGCCAACTACAAGGTGCTGTTCCTGCAGGGCGGCGCCAGCTTGCAGTTCTCGATGCTGCCGCTGAACCTGCTGCCGGTGGGCGGCAAGGCCGATTACGTGCTGACCGGCTCTTGGGCAAAGAAAGCCGCCGCCGAGGCCAAGCGCTACGGCACGGTCAACATCGCGGCGAGCAGTGCCGAGACCAACTTCAACCGCATCCCGGTCCAAAGCGAGCTCAAGCTCGACCCGGCCGCCGCCTACGTGCACGTCACCGGCAACAACACCATTTTCGGCACCGAGTACCACTACACGCCGGACACGGGCTCAGTGCCGCTGGTGTCGGATGCCTCCAGCCACATCCTGTCGCGGCCGGTGGACGTCAGCCGCTACGGGCTGATCTATGCCGGGGCGCAGAAGAATGTCGGCCCGGCCGGTCTGACGCTGGTGATCGTGCGCGACGACCTGATCGGCCACTGCCGTGACGGTGCGCCGACCATGCTCGACTACGCCATCCACGCCGAAAACGACTCCGCCTACAACACGCCGCCGACCTTTGCCATCTACGTGTCCGGCCTGGTGTTCAAGCACCTGCTGGCGCAGGGCGGATTGCCCGCGGTGGAGCGGGCCAACGTGGAGAAGGCCGACCTGCTCTACGGCCTGCTCGATCGCAGCGGTTTCTACAACTGCCCGACCGAGCCGGCCAGCCGCTCGCGCATGAATGTGCCGTTCACGCTGGCCAATGCCGAGCTCGACGCGCCGTTCCTGGCCGAGGCAAAGCAGGCCGGCCTGGTGCAGCTGAAGGGCCACCGCAGCGTCGGCGGCATGCGCGCGAGCCTCTACAACGCCATGCCGCTGGCCGGCGTGCAGGCGCTGGTCGATTTCATGATCGACTTCGAGCGCCGCCACGGCTGACGGTCACTTACTTTCTCGGGAATTTCGCCATGTACCGCGTACTCGCGCTGAACAACATCTCCAAGGTCGGCCTGTCGCGTCTGCCGGCCGACCGCTTCCAGACCGGCAAGGACCTGGCCGACCCGGACGTCATCCTGCTGCGCTCGGCCGACCTGCACAGCATGGACCTGCCGGCCTCGCTGCTGGCCGTGGGTCGGGCCGGCGCCGGCGTGAACAACATTCCGGTGGCGGCGTTGTCGGCGCGCGGCATTCCGGTGTTCAACACGCCGGGCGCCAACGCCAACGCGGTCAAGGAGCTGGTGATCGCCGGCCTGCTGCTGGCGGCGCGCAACATCTGCCAGGCCTGGGCCTACACGCAGGCGCTGGAAGGCGACACGCAGACCGTGGAGCACGCGGTCGAGGCCGGCAAGAAGCAGTTCGCCGGTTTCGAGCTGCCGGGCCGCACGCTGGGCGTGGTCGGCCTGGGCGCCATCGGCCGGCAGGTGGCCAACGCCGCGCTGGCACTGGGCATGAAGGTGGTCGGCTACGACCCCGGCATCACGGTCGAGGGCGCCTGGCTGCTGTCGTCGCAGGTGGAGCGGGCGGCGAGTGTGGAGGCGGTGTTCAGCCGCGCCGATTTCATCACCTTCCACGTGCCGCTGAACGACCACACCCGGGGCCTCGCCAACGCCGACACGCTGCGCCTGGCCCGTCCCGGCCTGACGGTGCTGAACTTCGCCCGCGCCGGCATCGTCGACACCGACGCCGTGGCCGCGGCGCTGGAGACCGGGCAGGTGCATTACTACGTGAGCGACTTCCCCAAGCCGGGGCTGATCGGCCACCCGCGCGTCATTGCCCTGCCGCACCTGGGCGCCTCCACCGCCGAGGCGGAGGAGAACTGCGCCGTGATGGTGGCCGATCAGGTGCGCGATTACATCGAGAACGGCAA
This Immundisolibacter cernigliae DNA region includes the following protein-coding sequences:
- the serC gene encoding 3-phosphoserine/phosphohydroxythreonine transaminase, translating into MARVNNFSAGPAVLPEPVLAQVRDELLDWHGCGMSVMEMSHRGKEFMAIQAEAEADLRALMGIPANYKVLFLQGGASLQFSMLPLNLLPVGGKADYVLTGSWAKKAAAEAKRYGTVNIAASSAETNFNRIPVQSELKLDPAAAYVHVTGNNTIFGTEYHYTPDTGSVPLVSDASSHILSRPVDVSRYGLIYAGAQKNVGPAGLTLVIVRDDLIGHCRDGAPTMLDYAIHAENDSAYNTPPTFAIYVSGLVFKHLLAQGGLPAVERANVEKADLLYGLLDRSGFYNCPTEPASRSRMNVPFTLANAELDAPFLAEAKQAGLVQLKGHRSVGGMRASLYNAMPLAGVQALVDFMIDFERRHG
- a CDS encoding phosphoglycerate dehydrogenase, which gives rise to MYRVLALNNISKVGLSRLPADRFQTGKDLADPDVILLRSADLHSMDLPASLLAVGRAGAGVNNIPVAALSARGIPVFNTPGANANAVKELVIAGLLLAARNICQAWAYTQALEGDTQTVEHAVEAGKKQFAGFELPGRTLGVVGLGAIGRQVANAALALGMKVVGYDPGITVEGAWLLSSQVERAASVEAVFSRADFITFHVPLNDHTRGLANADTLRLARPGLTVLNFARAGIVDTDAVAAALETGQVHYYVSDFPKPGLIGHPRVIALPHLGASTAEAEENCAVMVADQVRDYIENGNITNAVNFPWVVMPRAEGAVRLSVVNANVPNMVGQITTALAEAKLNIVDMINKSKGELAYTLVDVDRPLPAELLAKIRAIAGVLAVRCP
- the gyrA gene encoding DNA gyrase subunit A, which codes for MTEFAREVIAANIEDELKRSYLDYSMSVIVGRALPDVKDGLKPVHRRVLYAMHESSHHWNRAHVKSARVVGEVMGKYHPHGDSAIYDTLVRMAQAFSLRYPLIDGQGNFGSVDGDSPAAMRYTESRLSRIAGELLADIDMDTVDFVPNYDGKESEPAVLPSRLPNLLVNGSTGIAVGMATNIPPHNLVEVVNACVAMIDDPEIDLDGLMVHLPGPDFPTAASINGAAGIREAYATGRGKIYMRARVEIEEDKKTGKASLVIFELPYQVNKAHLLEKVAELVKEKRIEGITEIRDESDKDGMRAVIELRRGEVPEVVLNHLYQQTQLQAVFGINMVALVDGQPRQLTLHEVLEAFIRHRREVVSRRTLFALRKARDRLHILEGLAVALANIERVIALIRGSQTTEEARAKLTAEGFAPGFVGEMLTRALGVDAQRPTETGRGLIDGAYYLSDRQVQAILDMRLQRLTGLERDKIVDEYGELTVQIADLLDILGSDTRLLTEIRRELLEIRDQYGDKRRTTIMVDRLDLTSEDLIAQQDLVVTFSHQGYCKSQRVSEYRSQHRGGRGRSAARVKEEDFIERLFVANSHDTLLCFSNAGKVYWLKVYELPLAGSGSRGRPIVNLLPLGEGERISAVLPVREFDAERFVVFASRRGLVKKTALANYSRPRSAGIIALDIVDGDALVAVALTGGSDHVLLFTDDGKVLRFDERDVRPMGRDARGVRGMRLSQDQNLIGMVVGQAEGDILTVTANGYGKRTPLPDYPVRGRGGMGVISIQTSARNGPVVGAVQVVESEQVMLVTNAGTAIRTTVASISLLGRNTQGVKLMGVGEGELLAGLAVVAPEDEESDGEPIDGDVDTDIDADPMAADPGDADPADDTQPGDGSPDE